The following coding sequences lie in one Methanothermobacter sp. MT-2 genomic window:
- a CDS encoding extracellular phosphate-binding protein, whose product MQRKWKGGIILISIIILYLLFRPGVHYERIEIAGSTSVQPVAEKLAAEYMKKHPDVKINVQGGGSGLGIRTAQQGIVDIGTSSKALKPEEKDDMKEYVIGKDGIVIAVNKENPIDDLTKEQLRDIFSGKIRNWKEVGGPDAEIHVVVREEGSGTRSSFQSLVMKDAKIRPDAIVQGSTESVKQTVKQDPYAIGFVSMSHMSDDVKAIKIDGVEPSEKTVADGSYPLVVPFIFLTKGEPTGVVKDFIKWVFSPEGQNIIRSEKVVPAIANVSDDD is encoded by the coding sequence TTGCAGAGGAAATGGAAGGGGGGAATCATACTCATCTCCATCATCATATTATACTTATTATTCAGACCAGGTGTACATTATGAAAGAATTGAGATAGCAGGTTCAACCTCTGTACAGCCAGTAGCAGAGAAACTCGCAGCCGAGTACATGAAAAAACACCCAGACGTGAAAATCAACGTACAAGGCGGAGGATCGGGTTTAGGTATCAGAACAGCACAACAAGGAATCGTGGATATAGGGACGAGTTCAAAAGCCCTTAAACCCGAAGAAAAAGACGACATGAAAGAATATGTTATCGGCAAAGATGGTATAGTCATAGCAGTGAACAAGGAAAACCCCATAGACGATTTAACAAAAGAACAACTCAGAGACATATTCAGTGGCAAAATACGAAACTGGAAGGAAGTAGGAGGCCCAGACGCCGAGATACATGTAGTAGTCCGGGAAGAAGGTTCCGGGACCAGGAGTTCATTCCAAAGCCTAGTGATGAAAGATGCTAAAATACGCCCTGATGCAATAGTCCAAGGATCCACAGAATCAGTTAAACAGACAGTTAAACAAGACCCTTATGCCATAGGTTTCGTTTCAATGTCACATATGAGCGATGATGTAAAAGCCATAAAAATCGATGGTGTCGAACCATCAGAAAAAACAGTGGCCGACGGATCATATCCACTAGTAGTCCCATTCATATTCCTAACAAAAGGAGAACCAACCGGCGTCGTTAAAGATTTCATAAAATGGGTTTTTTCACCGGAAGGCCAAAATATAATAAGAAGCGAGAAAGTAGTGCCTGCAATAGCAAATGTTTCAGATGACGACTAA
- a CDS encoding extracellular phosphate-binding protein — MDTKTIVGIIVAIIIIIGAVIVLGGQGQGEKKIDIVGSTSVQPVAEKLAAEYMKKHPDVKINVQGGGSSVGITQAQQGTADIGTSSKELKEDEKKNLKTYLIGKDGIVVIVNKQNNIQGLTTEQIKDIFSGKITNWKEVGGPDAPITVITREEGSGTRKAFEEIVMGKDAKIRKDAIVESSTEAVKQAVKQDPNAIGFISLANLDDSVKALKIDGVIPSEETVADGSYKLQRPFLFLTKGEPTGVVKDFINWVLSPEGQAIVKSEKVVPAKQ, encoded by the coding sequence ATGGACACCAAAACAATTGTAGGAATAATAGTAGCCATAATCATAATAATAGGGGCTGTAATAGTCCTAGGCGGCCAAGGCCAAGGCGAAAAGAAAATCGACATAGTCGGTTCAACCTCTGTACAGCCAGTAGCAGAGAAACTCGCAGCCGAGTACATGAAAAAACACCCAGACGTGAAAATCAACGTACAAGGCGGAGGATCAAGTGTCGGCATCACACAAGCACAACAAGGAACAGCAGACATAGGCACATCATCCAAAGAACTAAAAGAAGATGAAAAGAAAAACCTTAAAACATACCTCATAGGTAAAGACGGTATCGTAGTAATCGTAAATAAACAAAACAACATCCAAGGACTCACAACAGAACAAATCAAAGACATATTCAGTGGCAAAATAACAAACTGGAAAGAAGTAGGAGGCCCAGACGCCCCAATAACGGTGATAACTAGAGAAGAAGGCTCAGGAACGCGCAAAGCATTCGAAGAAATCGTGATGGGGAAAGATGCTAAAATAAGAAAGGACGCAATTGTAGAAAGTTCCACAGAAGCAGTGAAACAAGCAGTAAAACAAGACCCGAATGCAATAGGCTTCATATCACTAGCAAACCTTGATGACAGTGTAAAAGCACTTAAAATCGACGGAGTAATCCCATCAGAAGAGACCGTGGCCGACGGATCATACAAACTCCAAAGACCATTCCTATTCCTGACCAAAGGAGAACCAACCGGCGTCGTTAAAGACTTCATTAACTGGGTTTTAAGCCCAGAAGGCCAAGCAATAGTAAAATCAGAGAAAGTAGTCCCAGCAAAACAATAA
- a CDS encoding citrate synthase I has product MITEKTLKEIFKINIYRWKTAITLIEKNSITTRGYSIEDLIENVNFADIIFLLLMGDLPSQKESKMLNAILVSFCDHSITPPSTQVARLTSSTGSPLNASLAAGLLAFGEKHAGAIEKAMKLLQDTIKLCETEKDIPSLAKQITDKHLQNAKKIPGYGHRYHHKDPRAARILKVAEKLECTGPHTQLAKEIEKTLHKTKKIHINIDGANAAILSDLGFHWSTGTGIFMIGRLPGLIAHINEEKTQEKPFRKTLKLEEIQYYGKKPKKITI; this is encoded by the coding sequence ATGATAACAGAAAAAACCCTAAAAGAAATCTTCAAAATTAACATTTACCGCTGGAAAACCGCCATAACCCTCATAGAAAAAAATTCCATCACTACAAGAGGTTACTCCATAGAAGACCTGATCGAAAACGTCAACTTCGCCGATATAATCTTCCTATTATTAATGGGCGACCTACCATCCCAAAAAGAATCCAAAATGCTCAACGCAATACTAGTATCATTCTGCGACCATAGCATCACACCACCCAGCACACAAGTCGCACGCCTCACAAGTTCCACAGGCTCACCCCTAAACGCATCTCTTGCAGCTGGCCTATTAGCCTTCGGAGAAAAACACGCAGGCGCCATAGAAAAAGCCATGAAACTACTCCAAGATACCATAAAGCTCTGTGAAACTGAAAAAGACATACCATCCCTAGCCAAACAAATCACAGACAAACACCTACAAAATGCTAAGAAAATACCAGGATATGGTCATAGATACCACCATAAAGATCCAAGAGCAGCCAGAATCCTAAAAGTAGCAGAAAAATTGGAATGCACCGGACCACACACCCAACTAGCAAAAGAAATCGAAAAAACACTACACAAAACCAAAAAAATACACATAAATATCGACGGAGCCAACGCAGCAATACTATCCGACCTAGGATTTCACTGGAGCACCGGAACAGGAATATTCATGATAGGAAGACTACCAGGACTAATAGCCCACATAAACGAAGAAAAAACACAAGAAAAACCATTCAGAAAAACCCTAAAACTTGAAGAAATACAATACTACGGAAAAAAACCAAAAAAAATAACAATATAA
- a CDS encoding phosphate transport system regulator yields MPGKNATLKAIIDVILYENPSTQDEIAERLGITRRYVTKLLRPLIRKGVVKRAYMVDLQRFEEFSDIFGEELTSREYAGSFFIKELLKDMAKHVCKQLEKSFKALTTYDKELANEALKMDYVTNHMHEKIRSSIDTAISMNPYSEFGRAVVFTEIAYDLERIGDHSGILANFTVKEAYPVDPEIMEYLSGMYETAISMVKKAMDAFLNEKLELKDDVMRLEEEIHRIQKKALNCIVSQMAETSFDEKERSTYYISLSRIVKTFERIGDISVEIIDTAVEFYMNIPRTTTPERFRKP; encoded by the coding sequence ATGCCTGGGAAAAATGCCACTTTAAAGGCTATAATCGATGTGATATTATATGAGAATCCATCTACACAAGATGAAATAGCTGAAAGGCTTGGGATTACCCGACGTTATGTTACTAAATTGCTCAGACCCCTTATAAGGAAGGGTGTTGTTAAGAGAGCTTATATGGTTGATCTTCAAAGATTTGAGGAATTTTCAGATATTTTTGGCGAGGAATTAACTTCAAGAGAATATGCGGGAAGTTTTTTCATCAAGGAGCTTTTAAAGGATATGGCAAAGCATGTGTGTAAACAGCTTGAAAAATCCTTTAAGGCTCTCACCACCTATGATAAGGAACTTGCAAATGAAGCCCTTAAAATGGATTATGTTACTAATCATATGCATGAGAAGATTAGGTCTTCAATTGATACTGCCATATCCATGAATCCTTATTCTGAGTTTGGGAGGGCTGTGGTTTTCACCGAAATCGCATATGATCTCGAACGTATAGGTGATCATTCAGGTATACTGGCTAATTTCACGGTTAAGGAAGCTTATCCTGTTGACCCAGAGATAATGGAGTATCTTAGTGGGATGTATGAAACTGCTATCAGCATGGTTAAAAAGGCCATGGATGCTTTCCTTAACGAAAAATTGGAGCTTAAGGATGATGTTATGCGGCTTGAGGAGGAAATACATAGGATACAGAAAAAGGCGCTTAATTGTATCGTGAGTCAGATGGCTGAAACTTCATTTGATGAGAAGGAGCGTTCAACATATTATATTTCTCTTTCAAGGATTGTTAAGACCTTTGAGAGGATAGGTGATATTTCTGTTGAAATCATAGATACTGCTGTGGAATTTTATATGAATATTCCACGCACAACCACTCCTGAGAGGTTCAGGAAACCTTGA
- a CDS encoding digeranylgeranylglycerophospholipid reductase, giving the protein MKYDLIVVGGRVAGSISSFYASKYGLKVLMIEKNPEIGVPVQCAGAVSDTFFKSMKIKPSSRFTCSKITGACIHAPSGASFLTRDPLITGYIVERKIFDKHLAIMAAEQGTDIMLNTIAKNLIIKDGRVTGVTVKKDGQIFDIHSDIVIAADGIQSKIARKAGLDTRFKADEICSCAQSEMVGVNIKKETMEFYLGNRTAPGGYLWIFPKGDERANIGVGIRRNEWNKKSAHYYLKKFTSKLDATEIEFNIGAVPLGGPIKKTYADGLLVVGDAAGQVDPLTGGGIHTAAECAKIASETVVEAIEKGRTDAKFLKEYEKRWYKKIGVNIERSLKYRKILDKLTDKDLNNLVESLKGKELNLTSKLSLLKLVKNYPDILKILKEIL; this is encoded by the coding sequence ATGAAATATGACCTCATAGTGGTTGGGGGGAGGGTGGCAGGATCCATATCATCATTCTACGCATCAAAATATGGTCTTAAAGTTCTCATGATAGAAAAAAACCCAGAGATAGGTGTGCCTGTCCAATGTGCCGGGGCTGTTAGCGACACCTTCTTCAAATCCATGAAGATAAAACCATCATCACGGTTCACTTGTTCTAAGATAACAGGTGCATGCATACACGCACCCTCAGGTGCAAGCTTTTTAACTAGAGACCCTCTCATAACAGGTTATATTGTTGAAAGAAAAATATTCGATAAACACCTTGCTATCATGGCAGCTGAACAAGGAACTGATATAATGCTCAACACAATAGCAAAAAACCTCATAATAAAAGATGGGAGAGTAACTGGTGTAACAGTTAAAAAAGATGGTCAAATATTTGATATCCATTCAGATATTGTAATAGCTGCAGATGGAATCCAATCAAAAATAGCCAGAAAAGCCGGTCTCGACACAAGATTTAAAGCAGACGAAATTTGCTCATGTGCACAATCAGAAATGGTAGGAGTTAACATAAAAAAAGAAACAATGGAATTTTATCTTGGAAATAGAACAGCTCCCGGCGGTTACCTCTGGATATTTCCAAAAGGAGATGAAAGAGCAAATATCGGTGTTGGAATACGCAGAAATGAATGGAACAAGAAAAGCGCCCACTATTACCTTAAAAAATTCACATCAAAATTAGATGCAACTGAAATAGAATTCAACATAGGAGCCGTGCCATTGGGAGGACCCATTAAAAAAACCTATGCTGATGGTCTCCTTGTAGTAGGCGATGCCGCTGGACAAGTAGACCCACTAACCGGTGGAGGGATACACACAGCCGCCGAATGCGCCAAGATAGCAAGTGAAACAGTGGTAGAAGCCATAGAGAAAGGTAGAACCGATGCAAAATTCCTGAAAGAATATGAGAAGAGATGGTATAAGAAAATAGGAGTCAACATTGAAAGATCCCTTAAATACAGGAAAATACTTGACAAACTAACCGATAAAGACCTTAATAACCTAGTAGAATCATTAAAAGGAAAAGAATTAAATTTAACATCTAAACTTTCACTCCTTAAACTCGTGAAAAACTATCCAGATATCCTGAAAATCCTAAAGGAAATACTATAA
- a CDS encoding oligosaccharyl transferase STT3 subunit: protein MTKNKYLTLICILAFIIRLIPSRNFAFPGNDAYIHHDIVMRLATEGLGILSKNPTSLLGLKPYAYPPLYHILGLFLYKIFNSSLVFFVLPPILGILSILIFYKISVEIFEDERKSILATFLFSMAPSFVTRTSVFIPESLGLLLFTSILYLIIKYAKSMPGYPDLDNFTLGGFFNIFKGDLKYLITALVIFAIYLFTHRGWVFLSITILIFMLTFLVPSFKKRPVEISLLFILAAVGILEFIIFAARFQTQPVTILGFPKWMGLIQIIFGLYGAYFFIKSKNPIYKFTVLWFIIFAVIGTYSFRFRDPYATIPLCLMAGYGLSEAIIRLEKMKIPDYRILKKNLTPYIKLFVISLLLIIPITQGGAIAYLNVINPSQEQIEAFKWIEKNTPTDSVFLATMDDAYLLIGNTHRRDVLLWKTIYQGMMGNPPTLKEKEMSEQEVKTIFTTSQPNEAYYFIEKNNITYIYIRKDMHQQGLGLYLPTDTHFKTLIVTGDAAVYQYIPNPPIEGNGSKINFTGNPEYEKITNFIEKFWNGYSYSENGGYTPIEYDPARDLEFGSVFKGCYEDNAMIAVLYYKLSEKTGNIQLKERSDYLIEWLEYKQMTNGSFPGGMPPAEYTLTTTQTIHPLKELKTDKSEKIVDKGSRFVENQINDGEINIAANRGSSQLIGTDYLKLKTESQVSGMNQNKEIIYKVIEKQKGDGSWTPNAYENIEILKGLSLYYLATNDTKTLKALKKGSEWLKSHQDENGKFKGDGDSEIYSIGHYADAILVYYAAGDEKAMEKTLNYTLKKDIEGDPTPLKSYLTLFWDLKTIYDEDKALELSSKIL from the coding sequence TTGACAAAAAACAAATACCTTACATTGATATGTATACTGGCCTTTATCATAAGACTCATACCCAGTAGAAATTTCGCATTCCCTGGTAACGATGCCTACATCCACCACGACATCGTAATGAGACTAGCCACAGAAGGCCTAGGTATACTTTCAAAGAATCCAACTTCCTTATTAGGACTCAAACCATATGCTTATCCACCACTATACCATATACTAGGACTCTTCCTGTATAAAATATTCAATAGTTCTCTTGTATTCTTTGTTTTACCCCCAATCCTTGGCATATTATCCATCCTAATATTCTATAAGATTTCAGTGGAAATCTTCGAAGATGAGAGAAAATCTATCCTCGCAACCTTCCTATTCTCCATGGCACCATCATTCGTGACTAGAACATCAGTTTTCATACCAGAATCCCTAGGACTCTTATTATTCACCAGTATACTATATCTTATTATAAAATATGCCAAGAGCATGCCAGGATACCCAGATCTCGACAATTTCACCCTAGGAGGATTCTTTAACATATTCAAAGGAGACCTAAAATATCTTATAACAGCCCTTGTAATATTCGCCATATATCTTTTCACCCACCGGGGATGGGTATTCCTCAGCATAACCATACTAATATTCATGTTAACATTCCTAGTACCCTCATTTAAAAAAAGACCAGTAGAAATCTCCTTATTATTCATCCTCGCAGCTGTTGGCATTTTAGAATTTATAATATTCGCTGCCCGTTTCCAGACACAACCAGTTACAATACTTGGATTCCCAAAATGGATGGGTTTAATCCAGATTATATTCGGATTATATGGTGCATACTTTTTCATAAAATCAAAAAATCCCATCTACAAATTTACCGTTTTATGGTTCATCATATTCGCAGTGATAGGAACCTACTCCTTCAGATTCAGAGACCCTTACGCAACAATACCCCTATGCCTAATGGCCGGCTACGGACTCTCAGAAGCCATTATAAGATTAGAGAAGATGAAAATACCAGATTATAGGATTCTCAAGAAAAACCTCACACCCTATATAAAATTATTTGTTATTTCACTCCTTTTGATAATACCCATCACACAAGGGGGTGCGATAGCCTACTTAAACGTTATAAACCCCTCACAAGAACAGATAGAAGCATTTAAATGGATAGAGAAGAACACCCCAACAGATTCCGTGTTCCTGGCCACCATGGATGACGCTTACCTACTCATAGGTAACACTCACCGAAGAGATGTTCTACTATGGAAAACAATCTACCAGGGGATGATGGGTAATCCACCCACACTAAAAGAGAAGGAAATGAGCGAACAGGAAGTAAAAACAATATTCACCACATCGCAGCCCAATGAAGCATACTATTTCATTGAAAAAAACAACATAACATACATTTACATTAGAAAAGACATGCACCAACAAGGCCTAGGCTTATATCTCCCCACAGACACCCATTTCAAAACTCTTATCGTTACAGGGGACGCCGCAGTATATCAATACATCCCAAACCCTCCCATAGAAGGTAATGGGAGCAAAATAAACTTCACAGGAAACCCAGAATATGAAAAGATCACCAATTTTATAGAAAAATTCTGGAACGGATACTCTTATTCAGAAAATGGAGGATACACTCCAATAGAATATGATCCTGCCAGAGATTTGGAATTTGGAAGCGTCTTTAAAGGCTGCTATGAAGACAATGCAATGATAGCAGTACTATATTATAAACTATCTGAAAAAACCGGGAACATCCAACTTAAAGAAAGGTCAGATTATCTGATCGAATGGTTGGAATACAAACAGATGACAAACGGATCATTTCCAGGGGGCATGCCACCAGCAGAATACACCTTAACAACAACCCAGACAATCCACCCACTAAAAGAGCTCAAAACAGATAAAAGCGAAAAAATAGTGGATAAGGGATCGCGATTCGTTGAAAACCAGATAAATGATGGGGAAATAAATATAGCGGCTAACAGAGGATCATCACAGCTTATAGGAACAGACTACCTTAAACTTAAAACAGAATCCCAAGTAAGTGGAATGAACCAAAACAAGGAAATCATATATAAAGTAATCGAAAAACAAAAAGGGGACGGATCCTGGACCCCTAATGCCTATGAAAACATCGAAATACTTAAAGGACTATCCCTATATTACCTGGCAACAAACGATACAAAAACCCTAAAGGCACTCAAAAAGGGTTCAGAATGGCTCAAATCCCACCAAGACGAGAATGGCAAATTCAAAGGCGACGGAGACTCTGAAATATACTCTATAGGGCATTACGCAGACGCAATCCTAGTATACTACGCAGCAGGTGACGAAAAGGCCATGGAAAAAACCCTTAACTACACCCTAAAAAAGGATATAGAAGGGGATCCAACACCACTAAAATCATATTTAACCCTATTCTGGGACTTGAAAACAATATATGACGAAGACAAAGCCCTTGAATTATCATCTAAAATATTATAA
- a CDS encoding energy-converting hydrogenase A subunit B: MNEIISIAIATVLAWLNFVLIDIWMGLPEAPGVRGAKAIGKSIEKRGGDLGGGYFSGNIVCSPDASAGTLLASCGYYGFGGPEGGLIAALFVYFGNRMCADPGYAGTTGALSITFIIWIASHFGITPNYFIVGMVIAILTIQGLYHPLSSKLIGKIARKMDRKVIK; the protein is encoded by the coding sequence TTGAATGAGATAATTTCGATTGCAATCGCCACAGTCTTGGCCTGGCTAAATTTCGTGTTAATAGATATATGGATGGGTCTTCCTGAAGCCCCAGGTGTCAGAGGCGCTAAAGCCATTGGAAAATCCATAGAGAAGAGAGGAGGGGACTTAGGTGGTGGCTATTTTTCAGGGAATATTGTATGTTCTCCAGATGCCTCAGCAGGCACACTACTAGCATCCTGCGGCTACTATGGATTCGGGGGCCCTGAAGGTGGTTTAATAGCCGCATTATTCGTCTACTTTGGGAATAGGATGTGCGCAGACCCTGGATATGCTGGGACAACCGGAGCCCTAAGCATAACCTTCATAATATGGATAGCATCACATTTCGGCATCACACCAAACTACTTTATAGTAGGTATGGTCATTGCCATACTAACAATCCAAGGCTTATATCATCCACTATCATCCAAGCTCATCGGTAAAATAGCCAGAAAAATGGATAGAAAAGTCATAAAATAG
- a CDS encoding energy-converting hydrogenase A subunit D EhaD, producing MVIEFVYAAAILMIVGALGGVLQTRPIDKFLMLAVLGDGLISIVATFGYLDVAMASSFMTFVGIIIMMIGLVRVLEIRKMRGEIG from the coding sequence ATGGTGATTGAATTTGTATATGCCGCGGCCATCCTCATGATAGTAGGAGCACTAGGAGGAGTGCTCCAAACAAGACCCATAGACAAATTCCTGATGTTAGCAGTCTTAGGGGATGGTCTGATTAGTATAGTGGCAACCTTCGGCTACCTGGACGTGGCCATGGCATCCTCATTCATGACCTTTGTAGGCATAATCATAATGATGATAGGCTTGGTCAGAGTACTTGAAATCAGGAAAATGCGAGGCGAAATAGGATGA
- a CDS encoding (NiFe)-hydrogenase-3-type complex Eha, membrane protein EhaF, with translation MIGRILNSLAEPRMVPKIFALAIAIVLVFSLPLPFHLNPKQIYPKPAPQLQIELAKKNIDVSYNLAPYNRGGLPVDPNNRGIVKSQYRSPYEGFITAYLTPFSQWLRDISYHLGTTIVAHPGGILDEILYYTRGLDTILESSILFTAFTIASWVMLNRTRKMMGEK, from the coding sequence TTGATAGGAAGGATCTTGAATTCATTGGCCGAGCCTAGGATGGTCCCTAAGATCTTCGCACTCGCCATAGCCATAGTACTAGTTTTTAGTTTGCCGCTTCCATTCCATCTTAACCCGAAACAAATCTACCCTAAACCCGCACCCCAACTCCAAATAGAATTAGCCAAGAAAAACATTGATGTGAGCTATAATCTCGCACCATATAACCGCGGGGGATTGCCAGTAGACCCCAATAATAGGGGAATAGTAAAATCACAGTATAGAAGCCCATATGAAGGTTTCATAACAGCCTATTTAACCCCATTCTCCCAGTGGCTGAGGGATATCTCATATCATCTGGGCACAACCATAGTAGCGCACCCTGGGGGAATACTAGATGAAATATTATATTATACGAGGGGATTGGACACCATACTTGAATCATCCATATTGTTCACCGCATTTACAATAGCATCCTGGGTTATGTTAAACAGGACAAGAAAAATGATGGGAGAAAAATGA
- a CDS encoding transmembrane protein 23.9 kDa produces MNEIINLNGPIIAHIPFLDIVLYISPFSLALVSVIVAFTIFLALSKPELRSVARFGEDIVRTTTVEEKEAKFRRFMTILCGIALIGVVTTGDLFNFALFVSLTGITNMGIFAGVKDRHVLDATFNYGLVLMICSLPLFGGVAMILAKTGTLSMSILANIPTNPILNMSRMLLLIGAFGEGALAPFFATKVEMIRAKGAPYINMMHLSSLMVFTRIIEVLLILG; encoded by the coding sequence ATGAACGAAATAATCAACTTAAATGGTCCGATAATAGCACACATCCCATTCCTAGACATAGTATTATATATAAGCCCATTTTCCCTAGCATTAGTATCAGTTATAGTGGCTTTCACAATATTCCTAGCATTAAGCAAACCAGAACTAAGATCAGTGGCAAGATTTGGAGAAGACATTGTAAGAACCACCACCGTGGAGGAGAAAGAAGCCAAATTCAGAAGATTCATGACAATACTCTGCGGAATAGCCCTAATTGGCGTCGTAACCACCGGGGACCTCTTCAATTTCGCGCTATTCGTATCATTAACTGGAATCACAAACATGGGGATCTTTGCAGGCGTTAAAGACAGGCATGTGCTTGATGCAACATTCAATTACGGCCTAGTGCTCATGATCTGCTCACTACCCCTATTCGGGGGAGTTGCCATGATACTTGCAAAAACCGGCACCCTAAGCATGAGCATCCTTGCAAACATCCCCACAAACCCAATATTGAACATGAGCAGGATGCTGCTCCTCATAGGCGCCTTTGGCGAAGGAGCCCTAGCACCGTTCTTCGCAACCAAAGTAGAAATGATAAGGGCAAAAGGAGCCCCCTATATAAACATGATGCACTTAAGCTCTCTCATGGTATTCACAAGAATAATAGAAGTCCTACTAATCCTGGGGTGA
- a CDS encoding respiratory-chain NADH dehydrogenase subunit 1 has translation MAYLSNINLPYMLLEIITAFIFGGLLLGLQRKVIARIQGRPGPPIVQHLLHTFKFYIKELSIPKTASMPLYVAIVMSLDGLWVLALIIGPILHGPLGIIILCYAIHKVSEHGIGLASGSPYTKMGSCRAVLSATAEMPLMAAAALVYFKTHTLILDGIINYQLVHGSLVMQLPLCALAMFILLVSKAPYSPFGIVWGKDIISGYKTEHFGVIRGVLMMGEILGYFVLLWCFLTLFFGGIVKTPLDYIIGMTIVTIVLGFICALTPMVAPYHSVMIQWIFAVLALINAVLV, from the coding sequence ATGGCCTATCTATCCAACATCAACCTACCCTACATGTTACTAGAAATAATCACAGCCTTCATATTCGGAGGACTACTACTAGGACTCCAAAGGAAGGTTATAGCAAGAATCCAAGGCAGACCCGGGCCTCCAATAGTGCAACATTTACTACACACATTCAAATTTTATATAAAGGAACTTTCAATCCCAAAAACCGCGAGCATGCCATTATATGTTGCAATAGTCATGTCACTAGATGGTCTATGGGTCCTCGCACTCATCATAGGCCCAATACTACATGGCCCCCTTGGCATCATAATATTATGTTATGCCATACACAAAGTCTCAGAACATGGTATAGGCCTCGCCTCAGGATCACCATACACAAAGATGGGAAGTTGTAGGGCTGTTCTCTCTGCTACTGCTGAGATGCCCTTGATGGCAGCTGCTGCATTAGTATACTTTAAAACCCATACACTCATCTTAGATGGTATCATCAATTATCAACTTGTCCATGGATCCCTGGTCATGCAGTTACCTTTATGTGCCCTGGCCATGTTTATCTTATTAGTTTCAAAGGCACCCTATAGTCCATTTGGGATAGTGTGGGGTAAGGACATCATATCAGGTTATAAGACAGAACATTTTGGGGTTATAAGGGGCGTTCTTATGATGGGTGAAATCCTAGGATACTTCGTGCTCTTGTGGTGCTTTTTAACCCTGTTCTTTGGTGGTATAGTAAAAACGCCACTAGATTATATCATAGGGATGACAATTGTCACAATCGTTCTGGGATTTATATGTGCTCTTACACCAATGGTGGCACCATACCATTCGGTTATGATACAATGGATATTCGCAGTCCTAGCCCTTATAAACGCTGTCCTTGTATGA
- a CDS encoding signal transduction protein, with translation MEKSYIILSLTMIGILVMVMIAASIMQLKIAILAAIIFMVLVSFFFLGEKVEKIESLALWFVIIMFIITAASIIKRGGF, from the coding sequence ATGGAAAAATCATATATAATCTTATCATTGACAATGATTGGCATCCTTGTCATGGTAATGATCGCAGCAAGTATCATGCAATTGAAAATTGCAATATTAGCAGCCATAATATTCATGGTTCTAGTTTCGTTCTTTTTCCTAGGTGAAAAGGTGGAAAAGATTGAAAGTTTGGCACTTTGGTTTGTTATAATCATGTTTATAATTACTGCAGCTTCCATAATCAAGAGAGGGGGATTCTAA